Proteins encoded by one window of Rhodamnia argentea isolate NSW1041297 chromosome 6, ASM2092103v1, whole genome shotgun sequence:
- the LOC115726322 gene encoding rapid alkalinization factor 23-like, with translation MTGSGQLFRDLLILAVCLALFAHVSAFSPLDFAAVMPYSAGECRGSIAECLAGGAGDGEWGEELAMDSETNRRILAATRYIGYGALGRDTVPCSKRGVSYSNCRAGAAANPYTRACVKIAHCRG, from the coding sequence atgaccgGCTCGGGCCAGCTCTTCCGAGATCTCCTCATCCTCGCCGTCTGCCTGGCTCTGTTCGCCCACGTGTCGGCCTTCTCGCCCCTCGATTTCGCCGCCGTCATGCCGTACTCCGCCGGCGAGTGCCGGGGCTCGATCGCCGAGTGCTTGGCCGGCGGCGCAGGGGACGGTGAGTGGGGGGAGGAGCTGGCGATGGACTCGGAGACGAACCGGCGCATCCTGGCGGCTACGCGCTACATCGGCTACGGGGCGCTGGGGCGGGACACGGTCCCCTGCTCCAAGAGAGGCGTGTCGTACTCCAACTGCCGTGCCGGCGCTGCGGCCAACCCCTACACTCGCGCGTGCGTCAAGATCGCGCATTGCAGGGGCTGA